The genomic segment GGAACTTCTTTCCTTCCGGGATGGGCGTGATGGTGTAAGCCGGCTCTTTGTATTCCTGTTTTCGCGCTTTGGCCTTGATTATGTTTTTATCTTTCATCATTTCCTTCATTAAAACTGATATCCACACCAGTTTTAAGGTTGCCAGCTTTTGTCAAGCGGGAAATTGTCAAGCCAAGTCTGTGTCGAGGCCAGAATGCATCAGAAGGCCAGCATCAGCAGGGCTTCGATGTCCGCGGTGCCGAATTCGATGATCCTGCCCAGTCCCGGTGACTGCAGGATGATGTCCCGCAACTGGGAAAGCTGGTCTTCGCGTATGCCGAGGTCGCGCAGGCAAGTCGCTGAACCCCAAGCTTCTATCTGGTCGCGAAAGTGGCGCAGGGCGTGGGACACGCTGTCGGCGCCATGCACGTTTTTAGCCCAATATTCGAAGCGGGCGGGCTGTCTTTCGCTTACATACTCGATCCAGGCGGGAAAAATCACTCCTAGGCCCTCTCCGTGGGCGATGCGGGGGTCCAGAACGGAAAAAGCGTGCTCAATGCTGTGGCAGGCCCAGTCACCGCCCTGAAGGCCTGCGCCGCTGATGCCGTTGAGAGCCAGGGTGGCGCACCAGGCCAGGTTTCCGCGGGCCACGAGGTCGGCGGGGTTCTGCTGCAGCCTGTTGGTGGCTGAAGTGATGGTTTTAAGCAGGGCCACATTGATGGCGCGTGTAGTTTCTGCCGGGCTGTCCATGAAAAAGTATTCCAGAATGTGCGCCGTGGCATCCAGGGCTCCGTTCACCGTCTGGCGCCAGGGCAGGCTGCTTTGCACAGAGGGATCGATGATGGAAACGCGCGGATAGAGTAGCGGGGAGCCAATGCTCCACTTCTTTTGCTCTTCAGTGTGGGTGATCACGGCGTTGCCGTTCATCTCGCTGCCGGTGGCGGAAAGCGTGAGCACCGTGAAGACGGGCAAAGCCTGTTCTATCCTTTCCACTCCGGTGAAAGCGTTCCACACATCCCGCAGGTAAAAACCTGCCGCGGTGGCTTTAACGCTGTCTATAACGCTGCCTCCTCCCACGGCCAGGATGGCGTCCACTTGCTCGGTTTTGGTAAGGGCAATCAGCTCATACACCTTTTCCAGAGTGGGATTGGCCTGCACACCCCAAGCCTCGGTCCAGTCGATCCGGCTGCCCCGGAGACTTTTACTGACCTGTTCGTACACGCCATTCGCGCGAATCGAGCCTCCACCAGCCACCAGCAGGCATTTGCGCACTCCGGCACTCTGAAGTTCTGGTCCGATCCGCTCTATCGTTCCCACCCCAAAATGGACCCGGGTGGGGTTGTGCATAATGAAGGAATCCATTTCTGCTCCTTAATCTTGTAAACTGATTCAAAAGCCTTGTCGGTTCAAGAATATATTAAAGGCAAATCGCTGCCGGGCAAGCTGAAATGCGCTTCACCGCCAAGCGAATCCTCTTCAAAACATATTTCTTGACAGCCCCGGCATTAAGAAAGAAAAAGTAAAA from the Candidatus Cloacimonadota bacterium genome contains:
- a CDS encoding iron-containing alcohol dehydrogenase; protein product: MDSFIMHNPTRVHFGVGTIERIGPELQSAGVRKCLLVAGGGSIRANGVYEQVSKSLRGSRIDWTEAWGVQANPTLEKVYELIALTKTEQVDAILAVGGGSVIDSVKATAAGFYLRDVWNAFTGVERIEQALPVFTVLTLSATGSEMNGNAVITHTEEQKKWSIGSPLLYPRVSIIDPSVQSSLPWRQTVNGALDATAHILEYFFMDSPAETTRAINVALLKTITSATNRLQQNPADLVARGNLAWCATLALNGISGAGLQGGDWACHSIEHAFSVLDPRIAHGEGLGVIFPAWIEYVSERQPARFEYWAKNVHGADSVSHALRHFRDQIEAWGSATCLRDLGIREDQLSQLRDIILQSPGLGRIIEFGTADIEALLMLAF